The following are encoded together in the Lathyrus oleraceus cultivar Zhongwan6 chromosome 3, CAAS_Psat_ZW6_1.0, whole genome shotgun sequence genome:
- the LOC127129986 gene encoding uncharacterized protein LOC127129986 → MALDTLNTTVVSPIYYALFTLFTILAGAIMFKDYSGQSMSSIASELCGFITVLSGTTVLHCTRIPDPPVSTDVYSPLSPKLYQHYKHNEEQIKNGIFGVGLSCSVGTEHIIPSKVTKYGSNGRTVPSFFPWLDYATKYPFSELFKARPPLWNTALQRESFDDDEFEHFEDVIKETDKEPITVSDKSDEPVTASDKKG, encoded by the exons ATGGCATTGGATACTTTGAACACAACAGTGGTTTCTCCAATCTATTATGCATTGTTCACTTTGTTTACAATATTAGCCGGTGCAATCATGTTTAAGGATTATTCAGGACAAAGTATGAGCAGTATTGCATCAGAGCTATGTGGTTTCATCACTGTTTTATCTGGAACAACTGTATTGCACTGCACTAGAATACCAGATCCTCCCGTCAGTACCGATGTGTACAGTCCCCTGTCACCAAAACTTTATCAGCATTACAAACATAATGAAGAACA GATCAAGAATGGAATCTTTGGTGTCGGACTGTCGTGTTCAGTTGGAACAG AGCATATAATACCGTCAAAAGTGACGAAATACGGTTCAAATGGAAGAACCGTTCCTTCCTTCTTTCCATGGTTGGACTATGCAACAAAATATCCTTTTTCTGAACTCTTTAAAGCAAGACCACCTTTATGGAACACGGCGTTGCAAAGAGAGTCTTTTGATGATGACGAGTTTGAACACTTTGAAGATGTTATAAAAGAGACTGATAAAGAACCTATAACCGTATCAGATAAAAGTGATGAACCTGTAACTGCATCTGATAAAAAAGGGTGA
- the LOC127129988 gene encoding uncharacterized protein LOC127129988: MYQTVDSTVAGDEVRFEDFREVKEIMQLLEKKFRDLEGDHIFGSAAKEICLVFGLVIPAKFKTPDFDKYKGHTCPKIHLIMYYCKMAAHVEDDKLMIHCFQDSLSGAPSKWYLSLDQNKIKCFQDLSDAFIKHYKYNMDMAPDRRQLQSMFQHDKESFKEYAQRWRELASQVEPPLAEKELAELFIDTVQPQFYEKMVGSASLGFSDLVAIGARVECGVRNGKLAAVAGTSNANPKKFSGGFPRKKEGETNVVTAGQGRAPPRRPQQYSPQQYVQQPIPYQPPMYPIHYAPQPYVAAVMPAFNQQPAQAYQAPPVYRPAPVQQRAAAPPAYQ, encoded by the coding sequence ATGTATCAGACTGTTGACTCAACTGTTGCTGGTGACGAAGTAAGGTTTGAGGACTTCAGGGAGGTAAAGGAGATCATGCAGCTCCTTGAGAAGAAATTCCGAGATCTAGAAGGAGACCACATATTTGGATCTGCTGCCAAAGAAATATGCCTTGTATTCGGGTTGGTGATTCCAGCAAAATTCAAAACTCCGGACTTCGACAAATACAAGGGGCACACTTGTCCAAAAATccatctcatcatgtattacTGCAAAATGGCTGCACACGTGGAGGACGACAAGCTAATGATCCACTGTTTTCAGGACAGCTTAAGTGGGGCTCCTTCCAAATGGTATCTAAGTCTGGATCAGAATAAGATCAAGTGTTTCCAGGACCTGTCAGACGCGTTCATAAAACattacaaatataatatggatatggcgcctgacagaaGACAGCTGCAGAGCATGTTCCAACATGACAAGGAGtccttcaaggagtatgctcaaagatggagggaactgGCTTCTCAGGTTGAACCACCTCTTGCTGAGAAAGAATTGGCCGAACTGTTTATCGACACTGTCCAGCCTCAATTCtatgagaagatggttggaagCGCTTCCCTGGGATTCTCGGATCTTGTGGCTATCGGAGCTCGTGTTGAATGTGGTGTAAGGAATGGCAAACTGGCGGCTGTAGCTGGAACTTCAAATGCTAATCCAAAGAAGTTCTCTGGAGGGTTTcctagaaagaaggaaggggaaacaaATGTTGTGACTGCTGGTCAAGGAAGAGCTCCTCCAAGGAGACCACAACAATACTCACCTCAGCAATATGTTCAACAACCAATTCCCTATCAACCACCCATGTATCCCATCCATTATGCTCCACAACCATACGTAGCTGCTGTGATGCCTGCGTTCAATCAACAACCTGCTCAGGCTTATCAAGCGCCTCCAGTCTATCGACCAGCTCCAGTTCAACAACGTGCTGCGGCTCCTCCAGCTTATCAATAA